A stretch of DNA from Maridesulfovibrio sp.:
ACTATCCAATCAGGCCGAAATCGCCGCAAAGGCCGGAATACTCAACCTGAACGGCGGGGACACGGTTATGGATGCGCATCGTGATTCCTATTTCGGGGTTTCTCCTCTTTATCGCGCTCTGGGGGATTACAGCCAGATTTATACGGGCCAGGCCAACGAGAACATCCTCACCGATCTCTGGTCGGGGCCGTATTTCGGATTCCGAAACATTGTCGAAACCATGAAGCGCACGGGCTCACCGCGCCGGGTAATGCCCATCGACATCTATTATCATTTTTACAGCGGCGAAAAATTTGCCTCGCTCAAGGCGCTTGAGGATGTTTACGAGTGGGCCCTGTCTCAGGACAGTGCAAGGGTCTATGCCTCATCGTACATCAGGATGGTAAACGGATTTCTGAGCGGAAAGATGGAAAAGGTCGCTCCGGACCGTTTTGTGTTTTCGGACTATCGCGATTGTCTGAGTGTGCGGCTGGACGGAAAGGGCAGAGTGCCGGACCTGCGCAATTGTTCCAATATTCTGGGGTATGATGTTCTTCCGGAGGGGACATTCGTGCACTTGCGTCCCGGCACGAAAAGAGCGGAACTGGTTTTGAGCGACAACATGCGCGTTAATGACGGTTTCCTGTTCATTAAATCCAGTTCCGGATGGGTGCGTGATTTTCAGAGGATTCCTTCCGGAGCGCGGTTTGTTCTGGATTGTTTCAGTAAGGGCCGGGTGACTCTTTCCGGTCTTGTGCCGGGGGCAAAGTACAGGGTCATCAGGAAGGACGGCCCCCCTCTTGAACTGAAAAGCAGCGAAGGCGGGGAAGTTTCTGTCAGAGATATTTCTTCCGGCCCGGTGGAGATTGTCGGACTTTGAATATCAAGCTCTGGCGGGTACTCCTTTTCGTGCTCATCATTGTCGGGAGCACCTTGCTGATCTATCCCTTCCCAAGGGATATGGTGGAACTGTACCTTGCCGGGGGGGAGATTTCCAAGGCATCCGAACTGCTGGACCGTCTGCTTGAGGAAGACCCTGACGATCCCGGTCTGCTTTCGGTTGCCGCAGATGTCTATATTTACCGAGGCATGCCGGACAAGGCTATTACCTGCCTTAACCGGGTGCTTGCAAAAAAGCTGGATAACAAGGAAATTCTGGCAAAGCTGGCTTTATTTTACGAATGGAGTGTCATGCCGCGGGAGGCCATGCACACGTGGGAAAGGCTGGCTGCGATACTGAAACAGGATGAGGAGGCTTTCAGGAAACTGATCATGTACTACCGCTATTTTGATATGCTTCCGCAGGAGATTGACGCGATTCTGCATCTGAACACCCTTTTGGTCGAAAAGCCCGGGATTGATTTTTTCACAGAGCAGTTGAATCGGGAAATTTTCAGGCTGGGAGCCGAAAAGACTTCAAAGAGCGAAGATCCATACCTTGATTATCTCATCCGGGGTATCTTTGTGGTCGGGGAGCAGTTTCGTGCCGCTGCTGATTCCGGGACAGTGATCAATTCGCTCCAGTACATGATTTATGTGATGGAATATTTCGTCTCCATGGACAGGGTGGAGGAAGGGTACAATTTCGCCCGGCAAATGGACCAAAAGATGGGCGGGACCAATAATCGGCTGCAACTTGTCAGGGTGCTGGGTTGGGCCGGAGAGTTTGAGCAGGGGTTGGAGATTGCCCAAAGGCTCTTTAAGGAAAACCCGGACAACACTGCGCTGCTGACGGAGATGGTATGGATATCCCGAAGTGCCGGAAGGTTGGATGTGGCTGAAACCGTTCTGGAGAAACTGGTCAGCATCGAGCCCGGCAACAGCAGACATCAGGAAGAACTCGGCCGCGTCTATATGGAGTCCGGGCGCTACGACAAGGCTGTTGATTTGTTCAGAAAGATGGCTGAGAAGCTGAACAACTGGTTCAAGTACGCCCATGATATGTTAAGGGCGGCCCTGTACAGTTCGGACCCGAAACTCATGGCTCAGGTAGTGGCCGAGACCGAAGATCTGGATATTGACGATTCAGAATATATGCGGACCAGAGCCGATGCATTGCTGACCTTGAACAGACCCTACGATGCCTATGATGTTTTGAAGCGGTTGATTCAGCGACCTGATGTCGGCGTGGCCGATTACGAGCGTATGGTCGATGCGGCCATGGCGACCAAAGACAGCAGACTCATCGCAGACACGATTGACGCAGCACTTGAATTCAGTCCCGGCAATATTGATCTGATGCGCAGGGGGGCTGAGGCATGGCGTGAGGCCGGAGACCCTGTAAAGGGATATGAGCTTTACCGTAAGGTGGTGCAAAAGGCCGGGCTGGAGGAAGACGTCATAAATATGCTTCTGACCGCGTCTGACACCAATAATCTGAAGCTGGCCAGAGAAGCCGCGAAATATGCGCTGCATTTGTATCCGAAGAATGTGAAGGTCATAGCCCAGGCAGGCGAAATAATGCTTTGGCTGAATTCGCCCAAGGATGCTTATCCCTTCTACCGCAAGGCAGCGATACTTACCGGAGGCAGCCGTGAATTCGTAATGAAGCTGGTGCAGGTGGCTTCATATACCGGAGACAGTAAAATTTTCAGGGATGCGGCCTTGACGGCAATCCGGCTGCGTCCGGATGATGAACAGGTGGCTATGCTCGCGGCGTCTGTCTTATCCGCAGCCGGAGATAATGACCGGGCAGCAAAGCTTTTATCCAAATTTTCCAGCAGGAAGGACGAACAGCTCGACATGCTGCTCAAATGGGCTGAATTTGCGGATGGCGCCGGGCTGAACGAAGAGGCCTATCGCATTTATGACCGGCTTTACACTGCCGGATACAGGAAAAAGAAGGTTCGCAAGGAGTTGGCCAGACTGGCCGGCTGGACCAACCGTCCGAAAGTAGCAGCCCGACTTTACGGAGAGATTGCGGATGAAGCCCCGAGCAATTTCGATCTGGCCGTACAGGCGGGTGGCGCTTATTCCGATGCCGGAGAATACGCCCGTGCTGTGACCTATTATCAGAGGGCGCTGGCCCTGAAGCCGGGTGACAACGCTTTGCGGCTCAAGCTGGCTGAGACTTACGGTTTCGCCAACATGAATGCCGAACGTATTAAGCTTTACACGGAACTCTGGCGTGAAGGTCTTTTGCCTGAGAACGGCAGGGTTGAGCTTGCAAGGGCATATCTGGATGCCAAGGAACCGGACTCGGCCTTGAAAATTCTGGAACCGTACGCAAATCTCAAGCGGTTGCCCCGTTTTGAAGGGTTTCTGCTGGCTTCGGCTCTACAGCAGGCCGGTCGGAAAGCAGAGGCTTCGGCCATATATGAAAGGCTTGGAAAGGAATATGGAACGGACAGTGTCTTTCTGTCCCGCCTTGGAGCGGAGGCCCTTTTCAACAACGCGCCAACTGAGGCTTACGATCTTTTCAATTCCGCGCTCAAGATCGATCCGCAGGACCGCACTGCTCTTAAGGGGTTGGGAATAATACTTGCTGACAGGCAGCAGTATAAAAGGGCTGTATCCAAATTCCGGCATTATCTGAAACTTGTTCCCGATGATGCCGAGGCCCGCTATCAGCTTGCAGAAATTTATCGTCTTCTGGGGCGCGAAGCCGAGGCGGACAGACAGTATCGGCTGGCGGAGAGGTTGATTTCAAGAAAAGCGGAAAAGAATATTTTTGCTAGAAAAGTCAAGTTGCTTGACAGGTAGTTCAATTGAGAAAAAGTACGATCATAATCAT
This window harbors:
- a CDS encoding tetratricopeptide repeat protein, which translates into the protein MNIKLWRVLLFVLIIVGSTLLIYPFPRDMVELYLAGGEISKASELLDRLLEEDPDDPGLLSVAADVYIYRGMPDKAITCLNRVLAKKLDNKEILAKLALFYEWSVMPREAMHTWERLAAILKQDEEAFRKLIMYYRYFDMLPQEIDAILHLNTLLVEKPGIDFFTEQLNREIFRLGAEKTSKSEDPYLDYLIRGIFVVGEQFRAAADSGTVINSLQYMIYVMEYFVSMDRVEEGYNFARQMDQKMGGTNNRLQLVRVLGWAGEFEQGLEIAQRLFKENPDNTALLTEMVWISRSAGRLDVAETVLEKLVSIEPGNSRHQEELGRVYMESGRYDKAVDLFRKMAEKLNNWFKYAHDMLRAALYSSDPKLMAQVVAETEDLDIDDSEYMRTRADALLTLNRPYDAYDVLKRLIQRPDVGVADYERMVDAAMATKDSRLIADTIDAALEFSPGNIDLMRRGAEAWREAGDPVKGYELYRKVVQKAGLEEDVINMLLTASDTNNLKLAREAAKYALHLYPKNVKVIAQAGEIMLWLNSPKDAYPFYRKAAILTGGSREFVMKLVQVASYTGDSKIFRDAALTAIRLRPDDEQVAMLAASVLSAAGDNDRAAKLLSKFSSRKDEQLDMLLKWAEFADGAGLNEEAYRIYDRLYTAGYRKKKVRKELARLAGWTNRPKVAARLYGEIADEAPSNFDLAVQAGGAYSDAGEYARAVTYYQRALALKPGDNALRLKLAETYGFANMNAERIKLYTELWREGLLPENGRVELARAYLDAKEPDSALKILEPYANLKRLPRFEGFLLASALQQAGRKAEASAIYERLGKEYGTDSVFLSRLGAEALFNNAPTEAYDLFNSALKIDPQDRTALKGLGIILADRQQYKRAVSKFRHYLKLVPDDAEARYQLAEIYRLLGREAEADRQYRLAERLISRKAEKNIFARKVKLLDR